GAATATACCAAACCATATATACTAAATATTGATGCAAAACTAATAAGAACATATACAGATATTTCTAGCTACATTTATGTACTTgaaatgtatatatgtatgtattcaAATATCATTAATTGTAGGAGTGGATGACCATGTTGCACTTTTGATTTCAACAATATACTTTAATTTGATTGTACATTCCTGTATAATAGATTTTGAAGAttcagaagaaaaagaaggacaAAAAAAGGAACTTTTCATTCTTCACTTTATACCTTCCACCGAGCATACTTGATTATCTAGAGAATTGGGACACTTCATGGAAAAGCAAGGCCATAGTTCTGGCAATAATCATTAACAGACgtaaaaaattaatgaaggaAAGAATCTATCACCTAGTTTGGTCCCCACAAGAACAATGGGCACTGATGGGGCATAATGTCTCAGCTCCGGAACCCACTACCCCAACATAAGAAGAGGCAGGAGGAAAAAGAAACAAGCACAAAGAATCTGATAAGTATATACATTTGGTTGAAACATTTTgtaaatgaaagaaaatcaaaagaaggattttatcaaaagaaaagaggatcCTACTTTCTTTGATATGTTTTCAAAGCTAGGCCTACTtattaaagaaaagcaaagtaGGAAAACATCAGCTCCTCTGTAACTCAGGGGCCTCAGCCTGTTATAATCTTCTTGACCTGCAAAAATTGCAGACATTGTAAGCTTTCATTCCATTGACTTTTAAAAGCCAAAGAGCTATCCTAATTTTGTTTTAGGAGCCACTTTTGCATTATCATATGAGTTCCCGCAATATTAACTTGGAAAGTTACTATTTATTTCAAGATTAATCGCAATAAttggttttcaaaaacaaagcTTAATGGGCTTGTTTTTTTCATGTCACATGGAAGTGCTGATGTGTTTCTAAGATATATGGaacatattaataaatattaaaatttttagtatgCCTAATTGCCACACGAGTTGGATGATTTCATGTAATCAAATGCTTTAGGAAATACAGAACTCTGTCTTTTTCACTGTCATTCAGCCAAATCATTAAAATGAgatctcaatattttttattatctacaAGACTACAATATTAAGTAGCTCTAATTAATTAGCCTTAGTCAAATACATAAACACGCACATGCTTTTTTCatatatgaataaaaatgaTACCAATGCTTCATTTGATACAGTCTATTCAATTTTCCTATGAATTGTAGATCACCACTACTGTTCGATTagaatgtattttttttccttgccatGATCCTTGTAACTCAATGACATTATCAAGTTCTCTTAATGGGGAGAACCTAGGTTTAAATTTCCTATCCCCAATTGTTGTATAagtcaggaaaaaaaaaaaaaaagatgtgttTTTCCTTTGGAAATTATCATTTATGCTATATATGTCTAAAATTCCTTTATGCTTGCTCACAGTTAAGattgaaaaataatgaaaactgAATCTTTGATAGTAATGGTGATCAATTATAGccattaaaaaagtttttttcatCATAGAACTAGAAAAACATACGAGTAGAAGTTTAGACAAAAGCCATTTCatcaaaagaaattaattgcATACAAGTACAATTTGCCTGATCACTTTGATCATAAACAATAGCTTCAAATCAGAGGCCAAAATTTCTTCCCCCTAAGGGAGGTCATGATTCTTGAACCATAACAAAGTTAACAATCATTGaaggaaaactaaaaattgaaagataaaaaaaaaaaaaccatgcatCAAACAAATCGACCATTATAGAGGGAAAGATTGAGTATACCAGCAGTATCCCAGAGACCCAAATTCACAGTCTTCCCATCAACCATAACATTGGCACTGAAGTTATCAAAAACAGTGGGGACATAATCCTGTCATACAATACATAAACCCACATTGGAAATCAAATGCACATTAACAGAAAcaactaaaaaatgaaaaaaaaaagaaaaaaaagaaaaaaaaaagaacatatatGAAAGTTAAAAAGAGTTTTATACAGTTGGGAAAGTGTTGGTGGTGTAGGAGATTAAAAGGCTTGTCTTCCCAACAGCACCATCTCCAACAGTGACACATTTGATAAAccttgttgttgttgtgctaGGAGTAACTGCAGCATTCATTCTGTTATtcatcaaacaaacaaagaaacgAAAGTAGaacaaaactctttttttctctctctctcagacaaACAAGAACTTGTAGTGCCTGTTTAAGATTCTCCCTCAAAGTCTggttaagtttatatatatcatGTAAGAGTAagagtaagagagagagagagagagagagtttgtgaAAGATGACTTGAAAAGGTGCCAAAATTTTCTATAGGCTTATGAAGGGTGGCAAAGACCTGTGAGTGTGAGTTCACTTTAATTTGAGCTGTCAGGGAGGCAAAAAGTTGAAACAAAAAGCAGCCCACGTATGAAATTAAtcatttcaaatcaaaatattgaaaagtaaaacaaagaaaaaaaaaaaaaagaaagaaaaatggaaagaaattaTTGATTATTACGCGCTTGGGGAAGCATTTGAGTACAAGCTCCAATGATTTTAGCTGTGTACTTGTGTTGGTTTGTGCTTCTTTTTGGCAAATCAGAGATTTGGATTGCAGTCATGagcatttgggttttttttttttttttttaaataatcagTAACCTTTGGTTTAGTAGAatatgaaacatttttttttttaatttttatttgtttttgttttctgtttggACAGTGGAGATTGGTAGATAGTGAAAAGGTTTCTTATAAATTGTTCttataatatttatcattttaatttagcataaaaaaattaagttcaaaCCACATATAGAGACACAATTAATTTGGCACGCAACCAATGCATGAAGTTAACAAGTTACGTAGacatgtggtttttttttttctctaatgatttgataaaaatattaaaagccTTTACGCAATTACAATGCGTGCAAATCCTCACCACCCTCTTGCATTTCCTTTCGAACCTCCAAAAGCCAATGCAAAATAACATATTAGTATTTTTCCCTCGTGTGTGTTTATATAATAacatattaatgaaattttcacaCCATATTCTAATGGCATATATGATAtctatgtataatttttatacTAAATGATAGATAATTCGAATTTGTGAAATTCGCTTCATAATTATTGTTCCATAAACAAGTTAACTAAgacatttcttctcaaaatgttAAGACACTAAGGctatctcataaaaaaaaaaaaaaagaagaaggcaagattCTAATTAGTTTTGTTGTACAATAGACAGGATTTGAAATTAAGTCTCTTATGAGATTTTACAAGTTGAAATCCCATATTATATCATAATTAAGTATTAGAACTTttaggagaatttttttttttttttttttttttgttgggggaaAGATTTTAAATGATAATGACTTTATTCGTAGTCGAAAACTGAAATCACATCAACTTGTGTGATAGAGTTTGCAAAttgaccatttaaaaaaaaaaaaaatgattccaCACCTATTGAATATTAATTATGTCCTCTAAGAACCTCTTTAATCCCACAAATTTCACACCTATAGTGGACGTGAACCTTAACAACTACATTTATTAGCAAGATAAGTAAGTATACTACAAAGTCATGGATCCTCTCAATGAGCTTGAAATCCAACAAAATCtctaaattttaatgaattcAAAGTACATAATTTGTTGGAAaatttatttagaatttttttggtgtTAATAAAAGTCTAGTTCTTGTTAAAAAGTAATTGGTATTTATCTATATGGATTTGATAACTTTGCCTTAAGAACCCTTCTATAAATGGGAGAGGAGGAGATTAGAATTAAGCATAAAACAAAGATAGGAAAAACATGAATTTCTGCTTGGGATATGAACTTATAGTGCATGAAAAGGAGTGCAGCATGTGCATGAGAGAGGGCaaagaaaagtgagaaattttatttaatggtgaTATTCTTGTACTTGCcgtaaaatcaaattttagacATAAACTTGAGAGGAATTTGTTATTGATTTAATTATCTAGGATTTGTTCGTAGTTAGTAAGTGGTGGCTCAAAGATATATTTTTAGCGGAGGTAAGTAAGAAGATgcattttgggtaaaaaatgaATCTTGCAGTTTATGTGATTTCTTTATTACAAAGTGCTATATTTACAAagtttttacaacatttttataataattttaggtgaaaagttgttattagttctaatttaaactcactactgaaattacttttttttttttcccatcagtaacaaccagtaacaatctatcacttaaaatttgttgtgaaagtattatgaatataacatttctcatataagataaattataagttcaaTGCATATTGTttattaatatgatttttttttttttataatagtttattaatacgATGAGGATACTAATTATTGTTGCTAAGATTAAATGTTGGAAATCatctattatttttaaatacaataaacatatGAATTATTGTTATTAAGTAAACTCCAAGTGagatttaaaaacaataaacttTTATgtattagtttatttcaaatttgttaagatctaaatgatttttttttttttatttagatttaagAAGAACAAATTTATACTTTTGTTGTTAGGCTTACTGTTTTCCCCATATATTAGATAAAATTGGTTTgatattgagtttttttattattattttattttatatatatttttaatttttaaagaccAAGATATTGTCAAGACAATCATAATCAAGTTCATTTTAGCTaggctttaaaaaaagaaaaggtctagaaggttcaaaattttagtttaggagggtcatataaaattatatatatatatatatatatatttatatataaaattggctAGCTCAAGAGTAGGGGGGTTTCATTTGAAGCCCTGAACTGTTCCAAGAGCCGCCCATGTAGCTAGTCTCCTAGTTTTCTTTCAGTTTGAAATGTGTGTTTTAACCTCATGATAAGGAGCAACTATTATGAAGCGTACGTAATCTGTTTAAATTTTATGAGATGGTTAATGAGGTTGGTCCAACTTAATTAGCATCATAAgattaaaattgattttggtCAAACCTGTCCCATAGTGTAAGATAGCTAACCTGTCCCATAATGTGGAACATATATAATGTCTAACTCAAATAAAGattgatattaattattaaaaaatataataataaagattgATATTAGTTGCCCTTGATCGTAAAGATTTATATTAGCTGTGTCTGAATTGCGTACAAATGTCTCTTTGCCTACAGATGCTTTAGAGGATTAGAATTGATATTGCTTCAATTGTTATGGAAGCCACGGAAGTTACAGCAAATGTCTATTTGCCTACAAATGCTTTAGAGGATTAGAATTGATATTGTTTCAATTGTTATGGAAGCCATGAAAATTACAGCAAATGTCCATATTTTTCTAAGGTACGGTCATCAACTTTTTGGAACAGGGTTCAAGAGCCCTAACTGGACAAAACGAAATTAAGGAAAGCCTAATGACCTACAGCAGTCCCATGAAAGGCATGTTTTTTTTGGGAGACATccatgaaaatatatatatatatatatatatatatatatatattttggaaagaaaagtattttaattgaattgaatAGATATGAGGAGTTTGTGATGTGCCTTATGTTAGAactttattctcttttctttgtgtttgattcttaaaaaagaaaaagaagagatgaATGGGCACAAGGAGTTAAGGACAGCTAACTGAAGGTCATGATGGGAAAATTTTTATGGTACcagattggaaaaaaaatataaaaaactaaaatagatgCACAAAAAAAGTCTCCTTAATGTTGATGGCGCAACTTTCAAATCGTCTCATTCTTCAGGAGTTGGGGTAGTAAACCGTGATTTTGCTGGAAGAGTCGAGGCAACGCTGAGTAAAAATATACCAGACCTGTTGGGGCCATTGGAGATTGAAGCAAAAGCTTTGGAGGAAGGGGTTCTTTTTGCATGGGATGTGGGGGTTCAAGAGGTTATCTTCAGGGATGGAGTTAGGACTTTGAGTTAAGGGGGCGACTTCGACCTCTAGTTTGACGGCTTTTTAGCCgtggagggtttttttttttttttttggatgtgtgCATTTGCtaggtaaagaaaaaattattttgtttaaaactttttcaaGGGCCAGTTGTTTGTTTgagtaaaattggttaattggacttaattttttttagctttactattggtgatttttattgttGCACAAATGTTTTTGGGCTAGTATAtgttgttttagattttagatctataaatttttttaatggcctttaaaatgaggaaagtGTTAGAGGTATATTGCTGATATAATGAgtaattattggtaagtaaaaaagtgatgtaagtGATAGGCCTAGATgcgaactaataagaatttgtacctcaatagtttataaaaatattgtaaataagtTTGTAACTGTAACATTATTctaaaaagaatcaatgatattgttaagggggcaaaatgtaattttatagaacaaaaattcctaaaattaatgcatatatatattaatatatattttttaaaaaattatggggGACCATTGCCGGTCAATTAATGCCTCTGTCCCAGGTTATCTTTGAGTGTGACTTACAAATTGTTGTTGAGGCTATGAATGGATCGTGTGAACCACCAATGACTATTCGCAATATAGTTGAGGGAATACAGCTTAAGTTAAAGGATTTTAGGGGAGTGCAAGTCTCTCATATTCGAAGGCAAGGCAATTGCCCTGCACATATCTTAGTTCAATTTGCTAGGAATTTAGTTAGTTTTGTAACTTGGATAGAAGAAAATCCTATTATGATTGAGTCAGTTTTGGCTCAAGATGTAATGTGTTTATCTTCATCTTAATAAAGTTACAatcttcttatcaaaaaaaaaaaaaaaaaaaaaagtctcctGTTGTCGATAAGAGATCTAAAGTTTAATtcctacttacaaaaaaaaaaccaatgataATGAAAAATCATTATAGAGTGAATCCCATAAAAGTGAAATAGAGGGTAGGATGCATGTTTTATTCcgtcaaaagaaaaaaagaaaaagaaaagaaaagaaaataatttaggATGCATGTTTTACACGCCACTAAAAGCATGTGGGTTTACAGATTGAAATTTGATACTCCCCAATGGTCACGGTATGGGAACATTTTTGGTCCACCATTGgtccttaagaaaaaaaagatcacACTAGAATCACGCTTGCGGTCTACTAGGGTTTTTATAAAACAATAtgcattttttctcttttatttttataaaaaaaaattcaagaaaaaaaatcttatttataaatataaggcaaaaatgcaaattgcacTATTTAAGTTGGACCAAAATTCATTTCATGTCTTTAACTTTATTTTCGTTCAATTCAGTCTTCTAAGTTTTAATTGTTTCAATTAAGGCCTTACATCTACTTTCGTTAGAATATTTTGTTTGGACCAAAATTCATTTCATGTCTTTAACTTTATTTTCGTTCAATTCAGTCTTCTAAGTTTTAATTGTTTCAATTAAGGCCTTACATCTACTTTCGTTAGAATATTTTGTTAAGTATttaactcaataaaaaaaaataatgaaatttttttgcatattaacaaaatatataaaattgataaaaaaatttttgaaaaaaaaaaatcaacaaactcTCCCTAGCACTTTCccaataaccaaacaaaaaatagagagaagaaaaaaaaaaaaaacttttccaaaTCTCATCATTATAAACAGAAGAGGTTTGGGAACCCTtgactccccccccccccccacccccaaaagtatatatatatatatataatattaatttttttttgatccttacaataaaaatatgaacaccttgatcctaatttttttttttcaagcccAGCTGCAATAAGTTTAAATATGATCCTCTTAATActactttcacaatatttttacaataaatgtTAAGTGACAAGCTataattggtttttatctaaATTCACAACTGACATTACTCTTTTACCTACTATTAATAACTTGTCACTTTAGttttgttgtgaattttttgtaaaattattgtgttaGTAGCACTAcccttaaaatatttaattttataagaaagataaaaaaaagtttcatactTTTGTTCattcgtcaaaaaaaaaaaaaaaaaaaaaactttttggaaCTCTAGGCATTGACAACAAAAGGTACCCATGTTTCTCTCCTCATTCtccctttctcccttttatgttatttaaaaagGTGACTTTTGATTAACGCATATTGTAAAAAAGATTAACCTCATTTCCCTCCAAAACTTCACATGCCCCATAATAAACTTCCCTTCTAACAGTATTCTACCAAATGACTCAAGGGCATTTGATTCGCTGTAATGTGTCTTTGATGTGATGCACATTACGATAATGTAACATtaaggtttttgattttttttttaacattactataatttaaaattacaaaatatatcatatcatcttAATTTCATCACTTTTCTAAACAAAGTAATGTTGTATTTTTGTATTGAGATTATATTAATATAAGATTACAATAATACAATATTATAGTGTAATATAACATTGCGGCGAACCAAACTCCCCCTAAGAATTCATCATGATTTGGGTCTGGGTCTGGGTCTGGGATGTAtttgttcattaaaaatagattaTCAATAATTAGTGTataattatcataaaaaatgtataatttactTAAGACCATGCCCAAACACATTCTATTGCTAGTCTCGAGTGGGTTTTGCAATCTATGATCGCCAACTTAATTGCTTAATAACTTTGCCTTGGCCCGTGGTTCTTTTTGAAAGTGGAATAAGCCCAGTCCCATATTATAGGATCAGGAGGGAAGCCCAGTCTAGTGTTCAATGCCCACAAACAAGCCCAATTTATAAATTGCTACAGTGGCCCAGTACACATCAGCTAAAAAAAATGAGTTGGACTAAatgtttagattttaattttaaaaatttattataatttttggaCAGTCACCAGCAAGCTGCCCAAAGGTAAATTCAGGGAGGAgatgaaaattaccaaaacgATGCCATTTTGGGCGTTTAACAGATCGGTTTAATGGAGGCTAATGGGAGGCTTTGATTGAACActtttgaaacttagaggattCAATGGAATAAGAGCAAAGTTAGATACTTGAAATGAACTATggtgaaacttaaaaaatgagttttgCCTTTTTGCCAAAAATTTATATGCACAAAAGTTTATGTGACACAATATTATGAgttcaaccaaaaatcaaatgtCTTTGattttatgtgtgtgtgcgcgcatgCGTGTTGAACAATAGGGTATAATTTACTGAGTTTAGATACAATGCAATTCCTTAAAAAAAGTATCACATATTTTCATCCTTATTAATCAGTTTCTTACGATAAAATGAGGAGTCCAAAGAGGACTAGCATTCTTGATAGTTTTATAAGTAACTCCTCCATCAATTTTCTAAAGTCTTATCCATTTGTTTGAAATGAGTGGTTGGATGTAGCTATATCATCAAAGTTTTAAAGAGATACCAAAATAGTGATGATAAACATTTgtgtaaacattttttttttttgataggacaATATTTGTGTAAACATCGATAACATAACAAGTGTAATCTACTTATTTCAAAACGGAAGGATATAAGAATTTTAAGGAACATCATGGTAGAGTTACCTAAGAATGATATACAACACTAATCCATCCAAGGAGTGGCAACTAGGTACAAATCATTCCCTCGCCTGCAGGTTAATCCCAAAGACTCGGACATGTCAAGTTCTTCTGGATTGATTTTAGAGGGAAGTTTCCAAGTGAAGTGATACAGCAATTGAGAAAGAACAAGTTCAACATTAGCAAGAGCAAATGATATACCTGGACATATCCTCCTACCACTTCCAAATGGAATGAATTCAAAGTTGGTCCCTTTAAAATCAACAGAGGAACCTTGAAACCTCTCAGGATGAAAGCAATCTGCATCAATCCAATATGTAGGATCTCTACCAATAGCCCATGCATTAAAGATTACTTTTGTGTTGCTTGGTATCTCATACCCATTAATTTCACATTTTTCTCTTGATTCTCTTGGGATCAAGGCACCAGGAGGGTGTAATCGCAAAGTTTCCTTCACAACTAATTTCAAATAATCTAGTTTTTGAATGTCTATTTCATCAATGTTTCTTGTCCCTTTAAGGATTTGTCGCACTTCGTTTTGTGCTTTCGCCATTACTCTTGGGTTTCTCAATAATTCTGACATTGCCCATTCTATTGTAGATGCTGAAGTCTCACTTGCTGCAGCGAAAACGTCCTGTAAATGAAGGTTGAATTACACTAAGACAATATTAGGAAAAACAGGCTAGTTGCATAATTTGTAAACAAAAGAAAGTATTCCGTAGTCTCCTGTTACGCTTAATTTTCTTTCGAATTCCAAATTTAGTGACCTcaattttgatttattatttgtACATGGAATTAATTTCAAGAGATAAATTGCTTCTAAAACCATCATACTACACAATCCTGTGTATTTGATTAGACAAGCTACCACTCTCAAAGAATATAATGGCAAAATACATATTCATGACCTCTTGTTGCGTACATGTGTATCTCAAatacttcaattttttatatatagatttttgttaACGGAAGTTCTTGCGCATGTGTAAATGAGGTTTTAGAAGGGCCCTACTAAAGTATTGAAAGTGCCTCAACTACTTATAAGAAAAACCAATCAATTGcaatagaaaattatattttaacagGTGCACAAAGACACCTGTAGGGATAATGGGCCCAGAAATTCACTATCTATGTATACACTAGACCTagggcccaatccgaggatgtaacattgtccgaggaggagtagaCGTGGTCAGGGGAGTCCGTGTTAGTAGAGAAAGTTGAATTTGATCATAATAGCCCAGGAGGTTGGGCTGAGGATGAGTGCCTCCTCGGCTAACCAAAGCTGAGGTCCATAGGGGTAGTTTGCCGTTCGAGAGAATGATCCAGGAAGTTCAGTTGGCATGGATAAGCATTGCAGAATCAAGGGACAGAGGGGAGTCTTAAAATATCTgaggagaaagctgctaccaccgcatgtaatgctctgcagctaactctctgaccgcattaatatggaggtgatacctgaacaatggttttcagccttacagttACTACCTAAAGACTTCAGGAAtgtgctaatgggacaagtatcaagcaTTAACCATCTGGCCTGCATGTGGAGGGTAAGgatgaaagaggaagaaaatataaaagaagGAGGGAGCAATGGTAAATGGGATCGGAAAATTGTAAGAGAAAGCATTGTAACAGCTTGAACCATACCTGTAACCAtttttcaatcaatatatactAGAACATACCTTCTTGAATTGTGCTGAGTACAAATTTACTTAGATAACGTCCGTCCATTTCCGTTTGATGACCTTTTAAAATCTATTCTGGCTGTTATCCCATTCATTAAAACCtaattttccaacccactctctacaaattcattgtattggacttATTGAGCTTGGATTCAATCATACCTTGGGCCAAGGATCCAAAACGCGTCCTTACAATACCAATTAAAGGGAGTAAGGAAGTCAATTTCGTATTAAAAGCCATTTTGGTTTAGTTAAAAGAACGATATACTTTGGTACTGGTTAATACCGGTATATCGCTTTAGAGTTAccgctatatatatatatatatatataatttttcttttcttattttcctaTAGTATTTTAAATCCCATGTCTTTGAGTATATTAGGCCCAATTCATCATCAATTTTATCCTTTTATAATTGCCTAGTCAATTAGAACAAAActtatttatagtattttagGTGCTGTTTTTTAGGTTTCcctcttaaaattttgtcatgtgaccatttaactaaaaaatacactttcatttcatgagaaaaaagccacataacaaaattttaagaggGCCTAAGAAATGGTTTGTTTGAATGGAGGGgtgaaaaagtgggaggatagaaaattgtgagaggatggaaaagtgagagaatagaaaagattttaatttccctcatttttgtttgattgggagtgaaaaaatggagagatgaaaaagtgagtttatataaatttacgcATATACCTTTATTAAAATatgatgcccaattaaaacaaaaaatgtgataaacaaccaaaaaaatcatgtcCATAGAAAAAACTGAACAAACCtgacccaaaaagaaaaaagaaaaaagaaaaaagaaaaaagaaaaaaaaagaggtaggCAACGCCTGCCCAGTAAATCAaaagggagggaaaaaaaaagggcaggGGCAGGGGCGGGCAACGTCtaggtgaaaaaagaaaaaaaagagaaagaaggcaaccaggaggaaaaaaaaaagaaaaaagaaaaggttgtgAAGAAATGAAACGTGTATTTGCATATGGTCATTTTCGTCTAAAAACGgtgtttaattttttccttcaattttatctttattttggaaagaaaattttttgataGATTCCGAAAGAAAACACCTGAACTCTacactatttattttccttctccTTCGTCTTCACCTAACTAAATATATTCATAAAAGTTTtccatttatttcttttccaaGGTCTTCCATCTTTCCTATTTCAGTCAAAAAAACACACAGTAGCCTTGTTCAGTCCATTACATATAAATCAAAATTGtctaattattatattttaaaaaataataataaaccttGGAACAAGTGTAAAAGGCATAGACTCCACCTAACCCACGTGAATTCTGAATATAATTCAATGCCTAACATTAATTTTAACTCTTACCAAAGCTACAAAAATGcgttttcattttatttgatgGGAGGATAGAATATGACAgaatcttaagaaaaaaaatttaagaaataataCAGTACTTAAATCTTTTCCaattcattatatataaatctaaattatctaattattatatttgaaaaaataacaataagccTTAGAACAAGTGTAAAAGGTATAGACTCCACCTAAGTTACGCAATGGAGTAAATTTCGGTATGGCACAATGACGAAGTTCCAGGGAAGCCCACCACTGCATCATGCCCCCGTTCTATTAATCTGCGTCTCAATGCAATTTTTGAATCGTGTGGCCGTTAAGctgtgtttattattattttttaaagtaacgTGTGACTTTGATAAAAGTTAAGTTAAAACTAGGC
This genomic stretch from Quercus robur chromosome 4, dhQueRobu3.1, whole genome shotgun sequence harbors:
- the LOC126723276 gene encoding rac-like GTP-binding protein RAC2 — its product is MNNRMNAAVTPSTTTTRFIKCVTVGDGAVGKTSLLISYTTNTFPTDYVPTVFDNFSANVMVDGKTVNLGLWDTAGQEDYNRLRPLSYRGADVFLLCFSLISRPSFENISKKWVPELRHYAPSVPIVLVGTKLDLREDEEFHLNYPGACTIATKQGEELKNQIGAVAYIECSSKTQQNVKGVFDTSIKLVLEPPKPKKAKRKLRTCGIL